The Geotalea uraniireducens Rf4 genome window below encodes:
- a CDS encoding efflux transporter outer membrane subunit: MTRLLPVRNAVAAAVAGAALAGCTVGPDFRPPEAPRTDNYTSTALPAQTAAAEGNGGAAQRFAIGREIPGQWWALFHSAALDRLISQAIADSPTLATIQATLRQAQENLRARTGTEYSPSLDANFSAVRQKISGVAFGQPDLANSTFSLFNASVKVSYALDIFGGGRRELEALRSQVDYQRYQLEGAYLALTANIVTTAVKEASLRAQIRATQNILANQEQQLEVVERQFQLGGVARTDVLAQRTRLAQTRATLPPLEKALAQTRHLLAVLAGRFPSDAGLPEFDLDGLQLPQELPVSLPSALVRQRPDIRAAEELMHAAGAQVGVATANLYPQITISGSLGSESGRITDLFGSGTSIWGLGAGLLQPLSHGGELTAKRRAAIAAYDQSAAQYRSTVLQALQNVADVLRALDDDARTLKAQADAETSARDTFDLTRQQFQLGAVNYLSLLDAERQYQQAQISLVQAQAARFADTAALFQALGGGWWNRSAEGGAAPHPPFARPRIENEEK; this comes from the coding sequence ATGACACGTCTTTTGCCCGTGAGAAATGCTGTTGCTGCGGCGGTAGCCGGCGCGGCGCTGGCCGGCTGCACGGTAGGCCCTGATTTCCGGCCGCCCGAGGCGCCGCGGACGGACAATTATACATCGACTGCATTGCCGGCGCAGACGGCCGCCGCGGAGGGTAATGGCGGCGCAGCGCAGCGCTTCGCCATCGGCCGGGAGATTCCCGGCCAGTGGTGGGCGCTCTTTCATTCCGCGGCCTTGGATCGCTTGATCAGTCAGGCCATTGCAGACAGTCCGACCCTGGCGACGATCCAGGCGACGCTCCGTCAGGCGCAGGAAAACCTGCGTGCCAGGACCGGTACGGAGTATTCGCCGAGTCTGGACGCAAACTTTTCGGCCGTGCGGCAAAAAATCTCAGGCGTCGCGTTCGGTCAGCCGGATCTTGCCAACAGCACCTTCAGCCTCTTTAACGCCTCGGTGAAAGTCTCGTACGCACTCGATATTTTCGGCGGCGGACGGCGCGAACTGGAGGCACTGCGTTCCCAGGTCGACTACCAGCGTTATCAGCTTGAGGGAGCCTATCTCGCGCTCACCGCCAACATTGTCACCACGGCGGTGAAAGAGGCCTCTTTGCGGGCACAGATCCGGGCGACGCAAAATATATTGGCGAACCAGGAGCAGCAACTGGAAGTGGTCGAACGCCAGTTCCAGCTCGGCGGGGTCGCACGTACCGATGTTCTTGCCCAGCGAACCCGGCTTGCACAGACGCGGGCGACCCTCCCTCCCCTGGAGAAGGCGCTCGCCCAGACGCGCCATCTGTTGGCAGTGCTGGCCGGAAGGTTCCCCAGTGATGCGGGGCTTCCCGAGTTCGACCTGGATGGGTTGCAGTTGCCGCAGGAGCTGCCGGTAAGCCTGCCGTCGGCACTGGTCCGCCAGCGCCCCGACATCCGTGCAGCCGAAGAACTGATGCATGCCGCCGGCGCCCAGGTCGGCGTGGCCACGGCAAACCTCTATCCGCAGATCACCATCAGCGGCAGCCTGGGGTCGGAGTCGGGAAGGATTACCGACCTGTTCGGCAGCGGGACTTCCATCTGGGGTCTTGGCGCAGGGTTGTTGCAGCCACTTTCCCATGGCGGTGAACTTACCGCCAAGCGCCGCGCCGCCATTGCCGCTTACGATCAGTCGGCGGCCCAGTATCGCTCCACCGTTTTGCAGGCGTTGCAGAACGTGGCCGATGTGCTGCGGGCACTGGATGATGACGCCCGTACGCTCAAGGCACAGGCGGATGCCGAAACGTCCGCTCGCGATACCTTCGACCTTACCCGGCAGCAGTTCCAGCTCGGTGCAGTGAACTATCTCTCCCTTCTCGATGCCGAGCGTCAGTATCAGCAGGCGCAAATCAGCCTGGTGCAGGCGCAGGCCGCGCGCTTTGCCGACACCGCCGCACTGTTCCAGGCGCTTGGCGGCGGCTGGTGGAACCGCTCGGCGGAGGGCGGAGCAGCCCCTCATCCGCCCTTTGCCCGCCCTCGCATTGAGAATGAGGAAAAATGA
- a CDS encoding response regulator: protein MKECEERELWILGLGEKVERGALICSYLAEAGYWARTASLSELAKCKPLGILLDVSPYSTDGWGTLLDIKKNPETRDIPVLPLYLSQEGKVGEVFPVAGFFTLPIDADYLAERLAVLGLTEDIEDYDLQTLVISRKGEEAVAKALGMLGFEAVNAYTGKEGVALATISHPYLIFSSLMLQDMGAFEMLERFRLYPQTRNIPFFILLKDNMKEGERNAMSRQVDHLVRKKVLSKEEFLSYLRRRI from the coding sequence ATGAAAGAATGCGAAGAGCGCGAACTCTGGATTTTAGGCCTTGGCGAGAAAGTGGAAAGAGGGGCGTTGATTTGCAGTTACCTGGCGGAAGCCGGTTACTGGGCAAGAACGGCGTCACTCTCTGAATTGGCCAAATGCAAGCCCCTGGGGATTTTACTCGATGTTTCCCCATATTCCACGGATGGCTGGGGCACTCTCCTCGATATTAAAAAAAATCCGGAAACCCGTGATATTCCAGTACTTCCGCTCTACCTCAGCCAGGAAGGCAAGGTGGGAGAGGTATTTCCGGTTGCAGGATTTTTTACCCTCCCCATCGACGCTGATTATCTGGCCGAGAGGCTCGCGGTATTGGGCTTAACGGAAGATATCGAAGATTATGACCTGCAGACGCTGGTCATTTCCCGCAAAGGGGAGGAAGCGGTTGCCAAGGCCCTGGGGATGCTCGGTTTCGAGGCGGTCAACGCCTATACGGGCAAGGAAGGTGTGGCGCTGGCGACGATCAGCCATCCTTACCTGATATTCAGCTCCCTCATGCTGCAGGATATGGGGGCCTTCGAAATGCTGGAAAGATTCCGGCTCTATCCGCAGACGCGTAACATCCCTTTTTTCATCCTCTTGAAAGACAACATGAAGGAAGGGGAGCGTAACGCCATGAGCCGCCAGGTGGATCACCTGGTGCGGAAGAAGGTCCTCTCCAAGGAAGAATTCTTGAGCTACCTGCGCCGGCGGATATAG
- a CDS encoding efflux RND transporter periplasmic adaptor subunit: protein MTKRMLLMLAAVALLFGGIFGYQAFQARMAKKSMAAGQAPLMTVTTITAKSLPWQPQLKAVGSLRAVRGVDVTCEIAGLVRSVQFRSGNDVKAGQLLVQLNADADVALLRSLRAAADLASTVYIRDIKQFAVKGVSQATLDADAADLKVKQAQVAQQEALVDKKIIRAPFTGRLGITTVNPGQYLNPGDKIVTLQALDAIYADFYLPQQELASIALGQTVAVTTDSYPGRIFSGRITAVNPRVDPETRNFQVEATIANPRHVLLPGMYVTVEVRAGAGQNFLTLPQTAVTFNPYGETIYIVEEKGQRPDGKPLLIARQTFVTVGPTRGDQVAILTGVKDGEEVVTSGQLKLKNGSPVIVDNRIQPSNNAAPRPMDE from the coding sequence ATGACCAAGCGGATGTTACTCATGCTGGCGGCAGTCGCCCTTTTGTTCGGCGGCATTTTCGGCTACCAGGCTTTCCAGGCGCGGATGGCGAAGAAATCCATGGCTGCCGGCCAGGCGCCGCTCATGACGGTAACCACGATCACGGCCAAGTCTCTCCCCTGGCAGCCTCAACTCAAAGCGGTGGGAAGCCTGCGTGCCGTGCGCGGCGTCGACGTCACCTGCGAAATCGCCGGCCTGGTGCGGTCGGTGCAGTTCAGGTCGGGGAACGATGTGAAGGCGGGGCAGTTGCTGGTGCAGCTCAACGCCGATGCCGACGTCGCCTTGTTGCGATCCCTCCGGGCGGCGGCCGATCTGGCAAGTACCGTCTATATCCGCGATATAAAGCAGTTTGCCGTAAAGGGGGTAAGCCAGGCGACGCTGGACGCCGACGCTGCCGATCTCAAGGTGAAGCAGGCCCAGGTAGCGCAGCAGGAGGCTTTGGTCGACAAAAAGATTATTCGCGCCCCCTTTACCGGTCGGCTCGGCATCACAACCGTCAACCCGGGCCAGTACCTGAACCCGGGGGACAAGATCGTCACCCTGCAAGCGCTCGATGCAATCTATGCCGATTTTTACCTTCCCCAGCAGGAGCTGGCGAGCATCGCCCTCGGCCAGACGGTGGCCGTCACTACCGACTCCTACCCCGGCCGCATCTTCAGCGGCAGGATCACCGCCGTCAACCCGCGGGTGGACCCGGAGACGCGCAATTTCCAGGTAGAGGCGACCATCGCCAATCCCCGTCACGTGCTTTTGCCGGGTATGTACGTCACGGTCGAGGTCCGGGCCGGAGCCGGGCAAAACTTCCTGACGTTGCCACAGACGGCGGTGACCTTCAACCCATACGGGGAGACCATCTATATCGTCGAGGAAAAGGGGCAAAGGCCGGACGGCAAACCGCTCCTGATCGCCAGGCAGACCTTTGTTACCGTAGGCCCCACCCGCGGCGACCAGGTGGCTATCCTCACCGGGGTGAAGGATGGGGAAGAGGTGGTCACCAGCGGCCAGTTGAAGCTGAAGAACGGCAGTCCGGTGATCGTCGACAACCGGATCCAGCCAAGTAATAATGCCGCTCCCCGGCCGATGGACGAGTGA
- a CDS encoding CxxxxCH/CxxCH domain c-type cytochrome yields MTNAATHSNRFYDVTAKTGTTFSYSYNASGGSCSSISCHFNNTAQWGTTLTCVNCHSLAALQANGAHGKHVAQAPAFYNFTANHSTVGSYDFGCSNCHPQDSLDHANGAVNVTINKTNTGGGGLVGTLRSRNSATADGLAATDGPSGIYGTTKVSVRCSASYCHSNGYAANLRYMVSPDWYGPAYAGDKCAMCHGNSPNAGDPVNQPGSPAHYSNNFLGFSNVSGGHVIGIHTNNIFNGASGLAIVGNTPIGSHGNAGTSSTISCNMCHYATVISSANDSNKACVKCHGSLPKNPAELIADKRFHISGSVDVAFMPVKVKSKAQLREASYDKTLWSRQAGYKTPGAYDAAFKTFSTATQWDGATKSCSNIACHNGKSVKWSETGGQTSCLSCHDTL; encoded by the coding sequence ATCACCAATGCCGCCACTCACAGCAACAGGTTTTACGACGTGACTGCGAAGACCGGCACAACCTTCAGCTATAGCTACAACGCCTCCGGCGGCAGCTGTTCTTCGATCTCCTGCCACTTCAACAATACCGCCCAGTGGGGGACGACCCTGACCTGTGTCAACTGCCATTCCCTCGCGGCCCTGCAGGCAAACGGTGCCCATGGCAAGCATGTTGCCCAGGCGCCCGCTTTCTACAATTTCACCGCCAACCATTCCACGGTGGGGAGCTACGATTTCGGATGCTCCAACTGTCATCCCCAGGATAGCCTCGACCACGCCAACGGTGCGGTCAATGTCACCATTAACAAGACCAATACCGGCGGCGGTGGTCTTGTCGGCACGCTGCGGAGCAGGAACAGCGCCACGGCGGACGGACTGGCGGCAACAGACGGACCTTCCGGTATTTACGGGACGACGAAGGTCAGTGTCAGATGCTCCGCCTCCTACTGCCACAGTAACGGCTACGCCGCCAACCTGCGATACATGGTTTCGCCCGACTGGTACGGTCCGGCCTACGCGGGCGACAAATGCGCCATGTGCCACGGCAACTCGCCCAATGCCGGTGATCCGGTCAACCAGCCCGGTTCCCCTGCCCACTACAGCAATAATTTCCTCGGCTTCAGCAACGTCAGCGGCGGCCATGTGATCGGGATTCACACCAACAACATCTTCAACGGCGCGTCAGGCCTTGCCATAGTGGGCAATACACCTATCGGCAGTCATGGAAATGCCGGTACATCGTCCACCATCAGCTGCAACATGTGTCATTACGCTACCGTCATCAGTTCTGCCAATGACAGTAACAAGGCCTGTGTGAAGTGCCACGGCAGCCTGCCGAAGAACCCGGCAGAGCTCATAGCCGACAAGCGTTTCCACATCAGCGGCTCCGTCGATGTTGCCTTCATGCCGGTCAAGGTCAAGTCAAAGGCCCAGTTGAGGGAGGCAAGCTACGACAAGACGTTATGGTCGCGGCAGGCAGGCTACAAGACGCCGGGGGCATATGATGCGGCATTCAAGACCTTCAGCACCGCAACCCAGTGGGATGGGGCCACAAAGAGCTGTTCGAACATCGCCTGCCATAACGGAAAGTCGGTCAAGTGGAGTGAGACCGGCGGACAGACCAGCTGCTTAAGTTGTCACGACACGTTGTAG
- a CDS encoding cytochrome c biogenesis protein ResB: protein MNMLKMFFLSRKLALFLLVAILSSVLVASLVPQTFITPAAKMQNWRADNEWLVPIADVCGLNHVYTAPWFAVFIALALVSLSLSLIEQFRAALRRTFKAAPLPESGGSRIRATEQRIPATMRRHGYLLLSRTASWRFVKNPWGYWGNFLLHAGIVATIAASLLVALTQQRGAIILVEGVPHQTGEPWESEEHGLLTERLSLPYSVRLDQLKLEFRKDNHVDQVASEITLFPENGGDVRRLTAAINANLTYQGKRIYQSNDYGDAFTLEFTSADGGTHREKLLLLHPAGLDKAGYGDFDFPWLKYNLSTKYYADADKKLITSPDRLLVLRIMENNRELGRISLKNGESGRLGNYLVRLTAVEKWSKLIFVHVPGMPLVFIGFMMIVLGIMLNFFTPPREFIVARDGDGFLFFWRAEKFADFYADEHEGILKNIETEQA from the coding sequence ATGAATATGCTGAAGATGTTTTTCCTCTCCCGCAAGTTGGCGCTGTTTCTTCTTGTTGCGATTCTTTCCTCTGTTTTGGTCGCCTCGCTGGTGCCGCAAACCTTTATCACCCCTGCGGCCAAAATGCAAAACTGGCGCGCCGACAACGAGTGGCTCGTTCCCATTGCGGATGTCTGCGGGCTGAATCATGTCTATACTGCGCCATGGTTTGCCGTTTTCATCGCCCTTGCGTTGGTTTCGCTCAGCTTGTCGTTAATCGAACAGTTCAGGGCTGCGCTGCGAAGGACATTCAAGGCGGCGCCATTGCCCGAATCCGGCGGAAGCCGGATAAGAGCGACGGAGCAGAGAATTCCGGCAACCATGAGGCGGCATGGGTATCTGCTGCTGTCGCGTACGGCATCCTGGCGCTTCGTGAAGAATCCGTGGGGGTACTGGGGCAATTTCTTGCTTCATGCGGGTATCGTTGCAACCATAGCCGCATCCCTCCTGGTTGCGTTGACCCAGCAGCGCGGCGCGATAATACTTGTCGAAGGCGTACCCCACCAGACCGGCGAGCCATGGGAGAGCGAAGAACATGGCTTATTGACGGAGAGGCTTTCACTTCCCTATTCGGTGCGCCTCGATCAGCTGAAGCTGGAGTTCCGAAAGGATAACCATGTTGATCAAGTCGCTTCTGAAATCACCCTTTTCCCTGAAAATGGCGGGGATGTCCGCCGACTCACCGCGGCAATCAATGCAAATCTGACCTACCAGGGTAAGCGCATCTATCAGAGCAACGATTATGGCGACGCCTTTACCCTTGAGTTCACTTCAGCCGATGGCGGCACGCACCGGGAAAAACTGCTGCTGTTGCATCCGGCGGGCCTTGACAAGGCCGGTTACGGCGATTTTGATTTTCCCTGGTTAAAATACAATTTATCCACCAAATATTATGCCGATGCGGACAAGAAACTCATAACCAGTCCCGATCGGCTGCTGGTACTGCGTATTATGGAAAACAATCGTGAACTGGGGCGGATTTCCCTGAAAAATGGAGAAAGCGGGAGGCTGGGTAACTATCTGGTGCGGCTGACTGCGGTCGAGAAATGGAGCAAGCTCATATTCGTCCATGTGCCGGGGATGCCGCTTGTCTTTATCGGATTCATGATGATAGTGCTGGGTATTATGCTTAATTTTTTCACGCCGCCTCGCGAATTTATCGTGGCAAGGGATGGGGACGGGTTTCTCTTTTTCTGGCGTGCGGAAAAGTTTGCCGACTTCTATGCTGACGAGCATGAAGGCATTCTCAAAAACATCGAAACGGAGCAGGCATGA
- a CDS encoding DUF362 domain-containing protein: MKSKVFFADMRAGHKENLFAKIGKLLQQCGIRERINAGDLVAVKVHFGERGNHTFVRPIFVRRVVDEVKTCQGSPFLTDSSTLYPGERKEAVSALACAIENGFAYAVVNAPLIMSDGLRGHSAVDVAIGGELLSKVSIGREIVEADALVAVSHFKCHELTGFGGVLKNLGMGCSSREGKLVQHSTVAPKVAEKYCTACGICLKSCAHDAIAIIEGKAVIDPEKCTGCGRCITACLQKAINVQWNEASELVMKKMCEFAKGAVKGKEQKNIFISFITQVSPACDCYGHADAPIVNDIGICASTDPVALDQACADLVNAAPGNANTALTSGLEPGGDKFRGVHPDIDWEVQLEHAEKIGMGTRKYELVKI, encoded by the coding sequence ATGAAAAGCAAAGTCTTTTTCGCCGACATGCGCGCCGGCCACAAGGAAAACCTGTTTGCCAAGATCGGCAAGCTGCTGCAGCAATGCGGCATAAGGGAACGCATCAACGCCGGAGACCTGGTCGCGGTCAAGGTTCATTTCGGCGAGCGGGGCAATCATACCTTTGTCCGCCCCATCTTCGTCCGGCGGGTGGTGGATGAAGTCAAAACCTGCCAGGGAAGCCCCTTCCTCACCGACTCATCAACCCTCTACCCCGGCGAACGGAAGGAAGCGGTTTCGGCCCTGGCCTGCGCCATCGAAAACGGCTTTGCCTACGCGGTGGTCAATGCGCCGCTCATCATGAGCGACGGACTGAGGGGACACTCCGCCGTTGACGTGGCAATAGGGGGTGAACTCCTGTCCAAGGTCAGCATCGGCCGGGAGATCGTCGAGGCTGATGCCCTGGTGGCGGTTTCCCATTTCAAGTGCCATGAACTGACCGGTTTCGGCGGTGTCCTGAAAAACCTCGGCATGGGGTGCTCCAGCCGGGAGGGGAAACTGGTCCAGCACTCCACTGTCGCGCCGAAGGTGGCGGAAAAGTACTGCACCGCCTGCGGCATTTGCCTGAAGTCGTGCGCCCATGACGCCATTGCTATCATCGAGGGGAAAGCGGTCATCGATCCGGAAAAATGCACAGGGTGCGGGCGCTGCATCACCGCCTGCCTGCAAAAGGCGATCAATGTCCAGTGGAACGAGGCGTCCGAACTGGTCATGAAGAAGATGTGCGAATTTGCCAAAGGGGCGGTCAAGGGGAAGGAGCAAAAAAACATCTTCATCAGCTTCATCACCCAGGTGTCGCCAGCCTGCGACTGCTACGGCCATGCCGACGCCCCGATCGTCAACGACATCGGCATCTGCGCCTCTACCGACCCGGTGGCCCTCGACCAGGCCTGCGCCGACCTGGTGAACGCCGCCCCCGGTAACGCCAACACCGCGCTTACGAGCGGCCTGGAGCCGGGGGGAGACAAGTTCCGCGGGGTGCACCCTGACATTGATTGGGAAGTCCAGTTGGAGCACGCGGAGAAGATCGGGATGGGAACGAGAAAATACGAACTGGTGAAGATATGA
- a CDS encoding cytochrome c biogenesis protein, with product MTNESFAVYTGLTWTAVIIYVLATVANTSGIIFGRSGYEKNGYKLALAGMVVHSILIAYWWRIVGHGPYMAPSEVLSSDAWIAMCLFLIFVRIYPKIKPVSIVVFPSTFLLLALSMLSNPGIRTLPPTFRGIWLVIHIALYKISLATIIIAFAFSIFCLLKRRYDFDWLQRLPEPQAIDVYAYRFAGFGFIFWTIGMLAGSIWAHQSWGRFWGWDPVEIWSLITWLLFGIYLHLRRFFRWQGERAAWFFAFCFIMSLVSLFVTSHMGTSIHAEYFK from the coding sequence ATGACAAACGAATCTTTTGCTGTCTATACCGGCTTGACGTGGACGGCGGTCATCATATACGTGCTGGCCACCGTGGCAAATACCTCCGGCATTATTTTCGGGCGGTCCGGTTATGAAAAAAACGGCTATAAACTTGCTCTGGCCGGCATGGTAGTTCACAGCATACTCATCGCCTATTGGTGGCGTATCGTCGGCCATGGGCCCTACATGGCGCCCAGCGAGGTGCTTTCATCCGATGCGTGGATCGCCATGTGCCTCTTCCTGATTTTTGTGCGCATCTACCCCAAAATAAAGCCGGTGAGCATAGTCGTCTTTCCCTCGACATTTTTACTGTTGGCGCTCAGTATGTTGAGCAATCCCGGAATCCGTACCCTCCCCCCGACCTTCAGAGGCATCTGGCTGGTTATTCATATTGCGCTTTACAAAATATCGTTGGCCACCATCATCATCGCTTTTGCCTTTTCAATCTTCTGCCTGCTGAAGAGGAGATACGATTTCGACTGGCTGCAAAGATTGCCCGAGCCCCAGGCTATCGATGTTTACGCGTATCGGTTTGCCGGTTTCGGGTTCATTTTCTGGACCATAGGGATGCTGGCAGGATCGATCTGGGCGCACCAGTCCTGGGGGCGTTTCTGGGGGTGGGACCCGGTGGAAATCTGGTCGCTCATCACCTGGCTCTTGTTCGGCATCTATCTGCACCTGAGGCGTTTCTTCCGCTGGCAGGGGGAGAGGGCCGCCTGGTTCTTCGCTTTTTGCTTCATCATGTCGCTCGTTTCACTTTTCGTCACTTCGCATATGGGTACTTCAATTCACGCGGAGTATTTCAAGTGA